The genomic region GTATGCAAGCATTCTTCTATAATTCATTGTTCTTTCTGTATCATACATTGCTCCACCttgtatttacaataataataataataataataataataataataataataataataataataataataataataataaataatccgttGTGCTATAGCCCTTTTAAGAGCCcaaaccgaccagccggttgctggcctcacagccacatgccaaagcagagatgggtgatcatccaaccataatgaaggtatcgtgtggtcagcacgatgatccccctagctgttatagctggcttttgtaaCCAGATTTCGTTACCAatcttagctccccaagtgcatcacgatgctgagtgggaactagtcccatacactggccgaaatttcataagaaaatttcttcccaatatttaaaatgaaaaagaataagcGCAACTGGAGTGATAATAAAAATCCAATATTTTATTAGGGTCAGATAAGAGAATTACAACCTGGCGgttctgtcaattttatatagAATACATATTTCAACACTGTACAAAGCACCCATTCATTTCTCTCTCTGAAATGACAAACATTTCTACAGAAATAATATACTTGGGGATAAGTTAGCgagttttacttattttttatgaattacaaCTTTTAATTAACGACACATTGTCTACTGTGCAACCTTGATAGCAATGTTTGAAAGATTCTAGTATAGATGAAAATTAGGAAATATGAACAtctattaatataaattgttaTCAATATTCTTCTGCAAGACTTCAGTGTTCTTTAACAGTATTTTTTACGTATAAGTTACAACATGTGTAATGTACTGACAAATTTAAGTGAAAACGGAGGAAGGGAAAATGCCAGGCAATTAGGTATATCTTGGTTGATTTGTGGAATGTCCCACTAAACTCTGCACTCCTCACATTAATGTCTGCTGCAAAAAACTCAATAGAATTATGTACAAATAAACATCGTTCATTTTGAAAAATCACTATTACTGTAATCAATGCTCATTATTTGCACTCTCTTCACCCTCATCTTCAACTTCAACTTCTTCATTACCACCATCATCATTTTCGCCATCTTCCATATCTACATCAACTGTCTCTTCAACAtgtgatttcttttctttcttcttttctttctttccaaacTTCTTAAATTTTCCATCTTTTGACCACATGCATTTCATTGTAATTTTGAAGTTTGCCATTTGATGTCCGAGTAATttctacaaaaagaaaaaaaaaaactacaattataattcaaatatttaattcacCATAAAACTTTCTTAGATATAAAATTATCAATGCAGTACAATGTTATAACTTATGTGTCAAAACAAGAAAAGTCTCACCAGTATCCTTGCTTGTTCTGGTTTTAGAGGCTGGTCTGCTTTACATACaataaattctgaaagtaatgtGACAACACCTTTTTGCAGACTTGTAGGCATACCAAGTTGACGAAGATGTGGTTCTATTGAATGAGGGAATTGTGGTAGAGGTCCAGCTGGTAACGTTATTGTTTCTATAGCAACATTTCCAGATCTAGCATAGTCACTTTCACTGTAGTTTTCAAACcaactgaaaataattaaacaacataaaatttattaaCACAACCCATTCTTGCAGTAAAAGCACAAGTATATATCTTACCAGCAGAATGAGAACTATTTAATATCCCAGTATTTATGGAACCATTCATCATCAACCTGTTTGTGAATCTTTCCTATAGCACTATACCATTTTAACTTCTTTATGTCTTTCGACTTATTCACTACTTTATGTACTCTTTTAAACTACAGCCACTAGGCAGAAATAATGACATGATAATTCAGCATCAATGTAGCAATGGTTGaatgaaaatggaagaaaaaactGAATTACTCAGAAAAATTTGCCTAACTGAGCAATCATTTAGAACagtggtcatcaaaacactgcacgctcgggctagagtctcttacccgtggacaagacactgccctagtgTGCAATCATTActgctggtgggtatgctgtctctctatcccttgtggaCGATGTGAATTTCGCATGCACAAGATGTAAGATGAGTCCACTACAAGTGAATGGTGACTTGGGTAAAAAATAAACACAAGATTTTTATTCTCACTTTAAGAattgataatattgtgacagcgacgtgagattcgaactcacgaccagcttccgcaagaaagcagatcgcgtgGAGCACAgaggaatggcgcgcggcggagaggggaaagggccaacgtggcgagagagtggagcgagagtgcgcgcgcaactgctgcgtacgcagtgaatggggaacggaccttcccaactcttcgagaagtccgtcgaagtggagatatccagataattctctacacacctgtagaaatttctcgcaactatgattttgctataaaagaagaagcgccagcgaactcgagcagtttttcagtcattcatgattagttcagtcagtaagccagtgaacagagcaagcaagccagccttgtgtaccggagttcggctcgagtgtgcgtccgcaactgttccagcatccgaaggcctgagttcgagtgcagtggaccgcagttggagggacctgagttcgagtgcagtggaccgcagttggagggacctgagttcgagtacagtgaactgtctctgaaggtctgtggttcgagatacggtgaactcgagtgactgagctagaagaactgtgaactgagaactgatagttctgatttgtaaatagtgctttgtaaatattagttaagattaacagttcattgttgtttgtaatagtccaagtaaattgtcattgtcgttggtGGAGTGCTGTtggaatactgtgttgagtgaaaatccaattgttgacgagagcatttaaggcgaattgtagaaaggaagtattgttggaagaataaatcctattgttgagtggaaataaatttacaatattaagacTTGAAAGTGAAAATGGAATTCATAAGATCCATTCATATTATACTGGATTGCATCTAacacaaatgttttaaaatattttgaacttttgcaaaacatgttttgaaagatttcaagATTTTTGTATAAAACATCTAGCTGGCTGCTGCTGCCTCCTACAAGTCATGATTCATCTTCTATAGCTACAGAATTTGCTGTTAAGAATGGACTTTGTCTCTTACAGACATAAATAACAACAAGTATCTGAAGGCCACATAGTATGTTACATTCGGAAATGGTTGATGAGAAGCAACTGGGCTCATTTTGACTTTCATTATTTAACAACCTAGTCTCATGAAACAAACAAGACAAATTTTATTCattgttactctaatatgatatgatatgatatatttattccaccagcttacattgGTCGTGATGGgccttcacatttctgcacacagtgccatcactcccttggatacgcttacgcttttttaaacatccggctattacatataaatgaccctgatcacttttctattaagtcactcacctctgtttccctcccttctttttatatttacccttcccttttctagttatctatcttattctaactaatctcatttaactaaacatcACTTCTCTCAACCTCTTATTACTTGTTCCCAACTTTGTTTACATTaattgaactcttccatagttgttaacttatttcttcacttgaatcactagcattcactgaccacttattcccattaatctactctgtatattttcagacgaagtagtttctacagtctcattacatttccattcctactttctttattatatttgtatcactacttacttattatcgctctctggttattacttatatcttatcctttttcactattattcccttgccttacaGTCTTTTATGTCACTATCattcttttcactttatcactttcctaagttttgttactcatgcatactattttcactatatcactttcctatgttttgtcactcatgcactaACATCctaagttataacttttctgtcccttacttcttcccactgacatacctctattcggtgtcgctaatgttacttcatcccttccagttcttgcagaatCTTGATTTCTTATCTTAGTTTCTTCTTCATCTCTCAATCCTTTTTGCAATATATTGCTAACCCATATTTGTTCTTCCAACTGGATTCACTGAACTCTTTTTGCTGTTCTCAGCTCCTGTATACCGTCCTTCTGTTCTCCCCTGTCTACCTGATGGCGTCATCATTATTTTAgtgcaagtttcttgtttcttctttaatcGCTTGTTGACATCCTcgtctgctgctgttgctacgcTATGCATTATTCTGGTCGCTGGCCTCACTTCTGGTTCATATGACTCGCTTACTGATTCATTCCATTGCTTGCTATTCTTTCCTATGTGATGACCTCTCCACCTtctaatttttcaaatagttctCTCATCGTATGTTTCACTATAATGTTCCTTATCTCTTCTTTCATTGTCCCTATCTCTGTATGGTTCAAATTTTCCAAGCAGAATTCCACATCAAACATCTCcccatttatctttaatttgtctcCGTATAATGtagcaaaatgaccattttttcttTGCAGTCTTCATAAAAGGAATCAATATTCTTCTCCTGCATcttacttcatattcaaaatcatgttccagtctaatatttgagtttactcgaatttttttcttttgccattaTACTTGAGAATTTAACTGGCATATATCTATTTCCATTTTTCCTGATTCTGTACGCTTCTTTTATTTGACCATCACTCACATCAATCCTGAACCAATCCCAGCACACTTTCATTACAGTctcgcagtggcggctcgtgggtactgaattcaggggggctgcatataaaaataaaccatgcaaattatcttatttaaagattagttccatgcgccttgtcttgtaggttgcggacttttgaatcatcttattaaaatccgatatgtcgtttaacatagtctttacagtggaaaacatagctaatgcggtcagtctctcttctctcatcatatttctaagataggatttcactcttttcaaacacgaaaagcaacgttctggttcggaaattgtcattggtatggtgatagctatgcgtagtagttccacaaattctgaaaatgaggcctacaagttctcagatagaagaaactgcaagactGCGTCactatatttctgaattcttgtctctgatacaacacagtgagttccgtttttagtttgtctttatcgaacattaaaAAAAGCTTcccacatacatttaggtcattttcaggaaatgagcttttgtagcattcaaatttttcttgacacagaagagaagataatatcagatgatctatgaattggaatcgggtgttagcttgagtgataatgaggtcacacacttccttagttgccgcaacccttgtctgaatcccttcgacttTATGACGCTTTTTagagttttcattttcacagatcttgCTGCTCAATTGTTCACTGTTCCATATTATCAGTATGGCATTAGCAAAGCTTGATATgcggagtcggcctcggtagcatagtcgctgtgggttcgatcccggcccaggtcaatggcatttaagtgtgtttaaatgagaaaggctcatgtcagtagatttacttacTGATATTTCAAAGAATCCTGCGAGACAAGATTCcgggacaccggcgacgctgcagttgcgagtgtcgttaaataaaccacaattcaatttttttatatgcagatttggaccttaaaaatatctaactggcgatgttgtagttggttttgtaatatatctacatgatacatcaataaacgAAAAaatctgagccagaaattgaattcaggatcttcaagagcacgcaccagggcgcttgcctcatttattgtgatgttgttagatgtttcggattccattatggtttgaaaacattctagcaatggctccttcttctcatgaacaacatttactgttcttattttaaaactccatcttgttgccccagctgatggaattgtctttaaaacacattaatctaatacagactgagtggagatcaagagaagaaagcaggaatactggataaatcagcaaaaaatatgccaACCtttctattttgtttagcggctctttccgttatgagattcaactgattggcacttaatttcacatttctcctgaactgTTAAGGTTCTGaagtgaatagactgtaaatattgtacagaattaaacattgttacaCTTCTtacactcacaacattaaagaaaatgtatttaaaactgcgcgctactgacaagctgctgcaaattttgcagcgcctggtgactctggattcacggccaggggcagcagggggaggggtaaaactaacgcgcaaagcatccgagaagagactggcagctccaggggaggaagtggcttcacccatagtccttgtctctggcttcgctctggcaCCACCAGAGGAGGAAGTGACTTCCCTAACGATTGCGTGCACGTCAATGGAGcgagattttaaaaaattcgagccgctaaatagagactgtgtaataaatgtatttcacaacataaaatgagacaatagtcacaaatgtctgggggtgctgcagctccgcagccccccttcgaaagccgcccttGCAGTCTCGTATGTTTCCAATGCCTgttccttcttcttttcctcaattccaaaaaatattaagttctttCTTCTCTGACCTTCTTCTAGATATTTCACCTTACTCTTCATTTGGTCATTTTCCTTCAGTAGAATTTCCAACTTCTTGTAGATCTCTTCAATGTTTGCTTCAAGGTTTACTACTGCTTGACTATTTTCTTCACTATTCGCCATTATTACACTGTTATGTGATGTCGGTGTCAATGCctctactacaatattttctCACTGCTGAGCTCTCTCCGCACACGTGTATACTGATCTGCTGTTCGCTGTGGATTGTTACTCTAATATGTCCACACTGAGAGGGCAGATCCATTTTAGTGTACACTTTGTCCATATAACGAACTATTTTGATTACTAAACAGAATTCTGTCATTCTACAATTGTCAATAAACTATTATACATAATGAGCAAAATACTATTTCGAGGCAATTAGTTTGATAAGCGTACTtacaatgggttacatcagctgcttgtttatgcaaaTGAGGTGAGAAAATCCaccaactattagggaaaacacggaaattttacttgaacaaAGTaatgggataggtttggaagtaaattccgaaaagacaaagtatatgatgtcttgtgaccagaacatagtacaaaatggaaatataaaaattggaaatttatcttttgaagaggtggaaaaattcacatatcttggagcaacagtaacaaatataaattacacccgagaatatatatggaaaatgcctgctattattcagttgagaagctttt from Periplaneta americana isolate PAMFEO1 chromosome 15, P.americana_PAMFEO1_priV1, whole genome shotgun sequence harbors:
- the RpLP0-like gene encoding mRNA turnover protein 4 homolog, with amino-acid sequence MPKSKRDKKISLTKTKKKGLGFKQQLVDEIRRCVDDYKRIFVFSVENMRNAKLKDLRTEWRHSRFFFGKNKVMALGLGKTKETEVQNKLHKLAKQLIGQCGLLFTNKEMEEVLDWFENYSESDYARSGNVAIETITLPAGPLPQFPHSIEPHLRQLGMPTSLQKGVVTLLSEFIVCKADQPLKPEQARILKLLGHQMANFKITMKCMWSKDGKFKKFGKKEKKKEKKSHVEETVDVDMEDGENDDGGNEEVEVEDEGEESANNEH